In the genome of Salvelinus sp. IW2-2015 linkage group LG25, ASM291031v2, whole genome shotgun sequence, one region contains:
- the LOC111952068 gene encoding muscarinic acetylcholine receptor M3 isoform X1 — protein sequence MFSFSTLMSVGICQDFMMSSNSTDPGLYLTISSPGMGIIYPDTNTLHRDPWPELTSPDYKDSFLSGLFNLTGSLNETVTSLTYDPLGGHTVWQVVLIVFLTGLLSLVTIIGNILVVVSFKVNRQLKTVNNYFLLSLAVADLIIGVISMNLYTTYIIMGQWALGNWACDLWLAIDYVASNASVMNLLVISFDRYFSITRPLTYRAKRTTRRAVLMIGLAWFVSLVLWAPAILFWQYFVGERTVPPDKCYIQFLSEPIITFCTAMAAFYLPVTIMSVLYWRIYRETQNRAQELAGLQGSGSRGRGGERAHFVHHQAGSARSCSSYELTQSSQRKSPGRALAARFHCWPMMRSWRPGSTRPGEGDADHSSSDSWNNNNARLSVDHSGSSEDEEGNSRGMMPQDHAIFSIVLNLPGMKAAVNSHLTSCEDLDLASEEDPLKGEEDSRDGLSTTTTTTTPDGANTDNSSYHQRFPSRISKVQSMPALQATRVGPLSGSSATSTKSPSAPISFKDAALAKRFASRARTQITKRKRMSLVKEKKAAQTLSAILFAFIITWTPYNIMVLVNTFCNGCIPEALWALGYWLCYVNSTVNPMCYALCNKTFRTTFKMILLCRWDQRKRRRKQQFQERQSVVFHRRIPKDST from the coding sequence AATATGCCAGGACTTCATGATGAGCTCCAACAGCACAGACCCTGGCCTCTACCTGACCATCAGCTCCCCAGGAATGGGCATCATCTACCCAGACACCAACACTCTCCACAGGGACCCCTGGCCAGAGCTAACCAGCCCGGATTACAAGGACTCCTTCCTCAGTGGCCTCTTCAACCTCACAGGCTCGCTCAATGAGACGGTGACCTCTCTGACCTACGACCCTCTGGGGGGTCACACAGTGTGGCAGGTGGTCCTTATTGTCTTCCTCACTGGCCTCCTGTCCCTGGTCACCATCATTGGCAACATCCTGGTGGTGGTATCCTTCAAGGTCAACCGCCAGCTCAAGACTGTCAACAACTACTTCCTGCTCAGCTTGGCCGTGGCTGACCTCATCATCGGGGTCATCTCCATGAACCTTTACACCACCTACATCATCATGGGCCAGTGGGCCCTGGGCAACTGGGCCTGTGACCTGTGGCTGGCTATTGACTATGTGGCCAGTAATGCATCCGTCATGAACCTGCTGGTCATCAGCTTTGACCGTTACTTCTCCATCACCCGGCCCCTCACCTACCGTGCCAAGCGGACCACACGGCGGGCTGTTCTGATGATTGGCCTGGCCTGGTTCGTGTCCCTGGTCCTTTGGGCCCCAGCCATCCTGTTCTGGCAGTACTTTGTGGGGGAGCGCACAGTGCCCCCTGATAAGTGCTACATCCAGTTCCTCTCAGAGCCCATCATTACATTCTGCACGGCCATGGCTGCCTTCTACCTGCCTGTCACTATTATGAGTGTGCTCTACTGGCGTATCTATAGGGAGACACAGAACCGCGCGCAGGAGCTGGCTGGCCTGCAGGGCTCAGGGAGCCGaggcaggggaggggagagggctcACTTCGTCCACCACCAGGCTGGTAGTGCCAGGAGCTGCAGCAGCTACGAGCTGACCCAGTCCTCCCAGAGAAAGAGCCCCGGCAGGGCGCTGGCCGCACGCTTCCACTGCTGGCCCATGATGCGCTCCTGGAGGCCTGGCAGCACCCGGCCCGGGGAAGGGGACGCTGACCACAGCAGCAGCGACAGCTGGAACAACAACAATGCCAGGCTGTCAGTGGACCACTCAGGCTCGTCTGAGGACGAGGAGGGAAACAGTAGAGGGATGATGCCTCAGGACCACGCCATCTTCTCCATAGTCCTCAACCTGCCGGGGATGAAGGCAGCCGTCAACTCCCACCTCACCTCCTGCGAGGACCTGGACCTAGCCTCAGAAGAGGACCCCCtgaagggggaggaggacagCCGGGACGGCctctctaccaccaccactactaccacccctGATGGGGCCAACACAGACAACAGCAGCTACCACCAACGCTTCCCCTCCCGGATATCCAAAGTCCAGTCCATGCCTGCCCTCCAGGCCACCAGAGTGGGGCCGCTCTCTGGCTCCTCTGCCACCAGCACCAAATCACCCTCGGCGCCCATCTCCTTCAAAGACGCAGCTCTAGCCAAGAGATTCGCCTCCAGGGCACGGACGCAGATCACCAAGCGCAAGCGCATGtctctggtgaaggagaagaaggCGGCACAGACCCTCAGCGCCATCCTGTTTGCCTTCATCATCACATGGACACCCTACAACATCATGGTGCTAGTCAACACCTTCTGTAATGGCTGCATCCCCGAGGCTCTGTGGGCGCTGGGCTACTGGCTGTGCTACGTCAACAGCACCGTCAACCCCATGTGCTACGCTCTGTGCAACAAGACCTTCCGCACCACCTTCAAGATGATACTGCTCTGTCGCTGGGACCAGCGCAAGCGGCGGAGGAAGCAGCAGTTCCAGGAACGGCAGTCCGTAGTGTTCCACAGGAGAATTCCTAAAGACTCAACGTAG
- the LOC111952068 gene encoding muscarinic acetylcholine receptor M3 isoform X2: protein MMSSNSTDPGLYLTISSPGMGIIYPDTNTLHRDPWPELTSPDYKDSFLSGLFNLTGSLNETVTSLTYDPLGGHTVWQVVLIVFLTGLLSLVTIIGNILVVVSFKVNRQLKTVNNYFLLSLAVADLIIGVISMNLYTTYIIMGQWALGNWACDLWLAIDYVASNASVMNLLVISFDRYFSITRPLTYRAKRTTRRAVLMIGLAWFVSLVLWAPAILFWQYFVGERTVPPDKCYIQFLSEPIITFCTAMAAFYLPVTIMSVLYWRIYRETQNRAQELAGLQGSGSRGRGGERAHFVHHQAGSARSCSSYELTQSSQRKSPGRALAARFHCWPMMRSWRPGSTRPGEGDADHSSSDSWNNNNARLSVDHSGSSEDEEGNSRGMMPQDHAIFSIVLNLPGMKAAVNSHLTSCEDLDLASEEDPLKGEEDSRDGLSTTTTTTTPDGANTDNSSYHQRFPSRISKVQSMPALQATRVGPLSGSSATSTKSPSAPISFKDAALAKRFASRARTQITKRKRMSLVKEKKAAQTLSAILFAFIITWTPYNIMVLVNTFCNGCIPEALWALGYWLCYVNSTVNPMCYALCNKTFRTTFKMILLCRWDQRKRRRKQQFQERQSVVFHRRIPKDST from the coding sequence ATGATGAGCTCCAACAGCACAGACCCTGGCCTCTACCTGACCATCAGCTCCCCAGGAATGGGCATCATCTACCCAGACACCAACACTCTCCACAGGGACCCCTGGCCAGAGCTAACCAGCCCGGATTACAAGGACTCCTTCCTCAGTGGCCTCTTCAACCTCACAGGCTCGCTCAATGAGACGGTGACCTCTCTGACCTACGACCCTCTGGGGGGTCACACAGTGTGGCAGGTGGTCCTTATTGTCTTCCTCACTGGCCTCCTGTCCCTGGTCACCATCATTGGCAACATCCTGGTGGTGGTATCCTTCAAGGTCAACCGCCAGCTCAAGACTGTCAACAACTACTTCCTGCTCAGCTTGGCCGTGGCTGACCTCATCATCGGGGTCATCTCCATGAACCTTTACACCACCTACATCATCATGGGCCAGTGGGCCCTGGGCAACTGGGCCTGTGACCTGTGGCTGGCTATTGACTATGTGGCCAGTAATGCATCCGTCATGAACCTGCTGGTCATCAGCTTTGACCGTTACTTCTCCATCACCCGGCCCCTCACCTACCGTGCCAAGCGGACCACACGGCGGGCTGTTCTGATGATTGGCCTGGCCTGGTTCGTGTCCCTGGTCCTTTGGGCCCCAGCCATCCTGTTCTGGCAGTACTTTGTGGGGGAGCGCACAGTGCCCCCTGATAAGTGCTACATCCAGTTCCTCTCAGAGCCCATCATTACATTCTGCACGGCCATGGCTGCCTTCTACCTGCCTGTCACTATTATGAGTGTGCTCTACTGGCGTATCTATAGGGAGACACAGAACCGCGCGCAGGAGCTGGCTGGCCTGCAGGGCTCAGGGAGCCGaggcaggggaggggagagggctcACTTCGTCCACCACCAGGCTGGTAGTGCCAGGAGCTGCAGCAGCTACGAGCTGACCCAGTCCTCCCAGAGAAAGAGCCCCGGCAGGGCGCTGGCCGCACGCTTCCACTGCTGGCCCATGATGCGCTCCTGGAGGCCTGGCAGCACCCGGCCCGGGGAAGGGGACGCTGACCACAGCAGCAGCGACAGCTGGAACAACAACAATGCCAGGCTGTCAGTGGACCACTCAGGCTCGTCTGAGGACGAGGAGGGAAACAGTAGAGGGATGATGCCTCAGGACCACGCCATCTTCTCCATAGTCCTCAACCTGCCGGGGATGAAGGCAGCCGTCAACTCCCACCTCACCTCCTGCGAGGACCTGGACCTAGCCTCAGAAGAGGACCCCCtgaagggggaggaggacagCCGGGACGGCctctctaccaccaccactactaccacccctGATGGGGCCAACACAGACAACAGCAGCTACCACCAACGCTTCCCCTCCCGGATATCCAAAGTCCAGTCCATGCCTGCCCTCCAGGCCACCAGAGTGGGGCCGCTCTCTGGCTCCTCTGCCACCAGCACCAAATCACCCTCGGCGCCCATCTCCTTCAAAGACGCAGCTCTAGCCAAGAGATTCGCCTCCAGGGCACGGACGCAGATCACCAAGCGCAAGCGCATGtctctggtgaaggagaagaaggCGGCACAGACCCTCAGCGCCATCCTGTTTGCCTTCATCATCACATGGACACCCTACAACATCATGGTGCTAGTCAACACCTTCTGTAATGGCTGCATCCCCGAGGCTCTGTGGGCGCTGGGCTACTGGCTGTGCTACGTCAACAGCACCGTCAACCCCATGTGCTACGCTCTGTGCAACAAGACCTTCCGCACCACCTTCAAGATGATACTGCTCTGTCGCTGGGACCAGCGCAAGCGGCGGAGGAAGCAGCAGTTCCAGGAACGGCAGTCCGTAGTGTTCCACAGGAGAATTCCTAAAGACTCAACGTAG